A single region of the Jaculus jaculus isolate mJacJac1 chromosome 15, mJacJac1.mat.Y.cur, whole genome shotgun sequence genome encodes:
- the Diras1 gene encoding GTP-binding protein Di-Ras1 — translation MPEQSNDYRVVVFGAGGVGKSSLVLRFVKGTFRDTYIPTIEDTYRQVISCDKSVCTLQITDTTGSHQFPAMQRLSISKGHAFILVFSVTSKQSLEELSAIYKLIVQIKGSVEDIPVMLVGNKCDETQREVDTREAQAVAQEWKCAFMETSAKMNYNVKELFQELLTLETRRNVSLSIDGKRSGKQKRTDRIKGKCALM, via the coding sequence ATGCCTGAGCAAAGCAATGATTACCGCGTGGTGGTGTTTGGAGCTGGGGGCGTAGGCAAAAGCTCGCTGGTGCTGCGCTTTGTCAAGGGGACGTTCCGCGACACCTACATCCCCACCATCGAGGACACCTACCGGCAGGTGATCAGCTGTGACAAGAGCGTGTGCACACTGCAGATTACAGACACCACGGGCAGCCACCAGTTCCCGGCCATGCAGCGGCTCTCCATCTCCAAGGGCCACGCGTTCATCCTGGTGTTCTCGGTGACCAGCAAGCAGTCCCTGGAGGAACTGAGCGCCATCTACAAGCTCATCGTGCAGATCAAGGGCAGCGTGGAGGACATCCCCGTCATGCTGGTGGGCAACAAGTGCGACGAGACGCAGCGGGAGGTGGACACCCGCGAGGCGCAGGCAGTGGCGCAGGAGTGGAAGTGCGCCTTCATGGAGACGTCCGCCAAGATGAACTACAACGTGAAGGAGctcttccaggagctgctgacgCTCGAGACCCGCCGCAACGTCAGCCTCAGCATCGACGGCAAGCGCTCCGGCAAGCAGAAGCGGACAGACCGCATCAAGGGCAAGTGCGCCCTCATGTGA